In the Nerophis ophidion isolate RoL-2023_Sa linkage group LG01, RoL_Noph_v1.0, whole genome shotgun sequence genome, one interval contains:
- the pdgfba gene encoding platelet-derived growth factor beta polypeptide a isoform X2, translating into MRSWLLLLLLAAFSATILSLGGAEGDPLPASLVDLVRNSPISSVDELKMLLQHQAGAIEVEDDENTNPTQRRHVRSIEEAEVAQQAACKVRTEVMEVTRSMLDRRNANFMLWPPCVEVQRCSGCCNTRMLQCVPTVTSSRYLQVIKIQYVNRKAHYDKAIISVEDHVACRCQPSPSSSSLSVARSPNPPPVQPLPRSPKPPNSKADLHRHDDLKRNQHLYNSEEQESPARQWPQGSYTQLVHWTQPRVHHSYVSWPSDARVEHAVVGSPPPVGPGSGHDVSREEIGADGRRQQSHGHRSSEDLRTQYWLNAPQSDSASPPGDPTPSPPTPSPSYFPVSPSLSDSASVEATPTHAQTLTERRTGSRSEESGEPANEGEAKDFRLVNGGGHMTEEERRQKVLEVVQGELDRPHPPQQSPKPVISTTALLASRHTPFRPASPRVRRRRKHRKRISKAAMRTMIM; encoded by the exons GGCGATCCACTCCCTGCGTCGCTGGTCGACCTGGTGAGGAACTCTCCTATCTCCTCCGTGGATGAGCTGAAGATGCTGTTGCAGCACCAGGCCGGAGCAATAG AAGTGGAGGATGACGAAAACACAAACCCAACACAAAGACGACACGTCAGAAGTATCG agGAGGCCGAGGTCGCCCAGCAGGCGGCGTGCAAGGTTCGGACGGAGGTGATGGAGGTGACGAGGTCCATGTTGGATCGGCGCAACGCCAACTTCATGCTGTGGCCGCCCTGCGTGGAGGTGCAGCGATGTTCGGGCTGCTGCAACACCAGGATGCTGCAGTGCGTGCCCACCGTCACCTCCAGCAGATATCTGCAG GTGATAAAGATCCAGTACGTCAACAGGAAGGCCCACTACGACAAAGCCATCATCTCAGTGGAAGACCACGTGGCCTGCAGGTGTCAGCCCTCCCCCTCCTCGTCTTCCCTTTCCGTCGCTCGCTCGCCCAACCCTCCCCCCGTCCAGCCCCTGCCCCGGTCACCCAAGCCCCCTAACTCCAAAGCCGACCTCCATCGCCACGACGACCTGAAGCGCAACCAGCATCTCTACAACAGCGAGGAGCAGGAGTCGCCGGCGAGGCAATGGCCGCAGGGGAGTTACACGCAACTGGTGCACTGGACGCAGCCCAGGGTGCACCACTCCTATGTCAGCTGGCCGTCCGACGCCCGGGTGGAGCATGCCGTCGTGGGAAGCCCTCCGCCAGTGGGCCCGGGGAGCGGGCATGACGTCAGCCGGGAGGAAATCGGTGCCGACGGGCGTCGCCAGCAGAGCCACGGCCACAGAAGTTCGGAGGACTTGAGGACGCAATACTGGCTCAACGCCCCGCAGTCGGACAGCGCATCCCCACCTGGCGACCCGACCCCATCCCCGCCGACCCCCTCCCCTTCCTACTTCCCCGTTTCCCCCAGTCTAAGCGACTCGGCGAgtgtggaggccacgcccacacaTGCGCAGACTCTGACAGAGCGTCGCACAGGAAGTAGGAGTGAGGAAAGTGGTGAGCCGGCCAATGAGGGAGAGGCCAAAGACTTTAGACTGGTTAATGGAGGAGGTCACATGACGGAAGAGGAGAGGAGGCAGAAGGTTCTGGAGGTGGTTCAAGGGGAACTGGACCGTCCTCATCCTCCTCAGCAAAGCCCAAAGCCAG TTATCTCCACGACGGCCCTGCTCGCCAGCCGCCACACCCCCTTTAGACCGGCATCGCCCCGAGTCCGGCGCAGGAGGAAACATCGCAAGCGCATCAGCAAAGCGGCCATGAGGACCATGATCATGTAG
- the pdgfba gene encoding platelet-derived growth factor beta polypeptide a isoform X1, translating to MRSWLLLLLLAAFSATILSLGGAEGDPLPASLVDLVRNSPISSVDELKMLLQHQAGAIEEVEDDENTNPTQRRHVRSIEEAEVAQQAACKVRTEVMEVTRSMLDRRNANFMLWPPCVEVQRCSGCCNTRMLQCVPTVTSSRYLQVIKIQYVNRKAHYDKAIISVEDHVACRCQPSPSSSSLSVARSPNPPPVQPLPRSPKPPNSKADLHRHDDLKRNQHLYNSEEQESPARQWPQGSYTQLVHWTQPRVHHSYVSWPSDARVEHAVVGSPPPVGPGSGHDVSREEIGADGRRQQSHGHRSSEDLRTQYWLNAPQSDSASPPGDPTPSPPTPSPSYFPVSPSLSDSASVEATPTHAQTLTERRTGSRSEESGEPANEGEAKDFRLVNGGGHMTEEERRQKVLEVVQGELDRPHPPQQSPKPVISTTALLASRHTPFRPASPRVRRRRKHRKRISKAAMRTMIM from the exons GGCGATCCACTCCCTGCGTCGCTGGTCGACCTGGTGAGGAACTCTCCTATCTCCTCCGTGGATGAGCTGAAGATGCTGTTGCAGCACCAGGCCGGAGCAATAG AAGAAGTGGAGGATGACGAAAACACAAACCCAACACAAAGACGACACGTCAGAAGTATCG agGAGGCCGAGGTCGCCCAGCAGGCGGCGTGCAAGGTTCGGACGGAGGTGATGGAGGTGACGAGGTCCATGTTGGATCGGCGCAACGCCAACTTCATGCTGTGGCCGCCCTGCGTGGAGGTGCAGCGATGTTCGGGCTGCTGCAACACCAGGATGCTGCAGTGCGTGCCCACCGTCACCTCCAGCAGATATCTGCAG GTGATAAAGATCCAGTACGTCAACAGGAAGGCCCACTACGACAAAGCCATCATCTCAGTGGAAGACCACGTGGCCTGCAGGTGTCAGCCCTCCCCCTCCTCGTCTTCCCTTTCCGTCGCTCGCTCGCCCAACCCTCCCCCCGTCCAGCCCCTGCCCCGGTCACCCAAGCCCCCTAACTCCAAAGCCGACCTCCATCGCCACGACGACCTGAAGCGCAACCAGCATCTCTACAACAGCGAGGAGCAGGAGTCGCCGGCGAGGCAATGGCCGCAGGGGAGTTACACGCAACTGGTGCACTGGACGCAGCCCAGGGTGCACCACTCCTATGTCAGCTGGCCGTCCGACGCCCGGGTGGAGCATGCCGTCGTGGGAAGCCCTCCGCCAGTGGGCCCGGGGAGCGGGCATGACGTCAGCCGGGAGGAAATCGGTGCCGACGGGCGTCGCCAGCAGAGCCACGGCCACAGAAGTTCGGAGGACTTGAGGACGCAATACTGGCTCAACGCCCCGCAGTCGGACAGCGCATCCCCACCTGGCGACCCGACCCCATCCCCGCCGACCCCCTCCCCTTCCTACTTCCCCGTTTCCCCCAGTCTAAGCGACTCGGCGAgtgtggaggccacgcccacacaTGCGCAGACTCTGACAGAGCGTCGCACAGGAAGTAGGAGTGAGGAAAGTGGTGAGCCGGCCAATGAGGGAGAGGCCAAAGACTTTAGACTGGTTAATGGAGGAGGTCACATGACGGAAGAGGAGAGGAGGCAGAAGGTTCTGGAGGTGGTTCAAGGGGAACTGGACCGTCCTCATCCTCCTCAGCAAAGCCCAAAGCCAG TTATCTCCACGACGGCCCTGCTCGCCAGCCGCCACACCCCCTTTAGACCGGCATCGCCCCGAGTCCGGCGCAGGAGGAAACATCGCAAGCGCATCAGCAAAGCGGCCATGAGGACCATGATCATGTAG